A single window of Neospora caninum Liverpool complete genome, chromosome XII DNA harbors:
- a CDS encoding putative nuclear cap binding protein: MDFAGTPPVDEEADPTNCLSEVAETVGRGDPAEPSHAEEQGGAAPEEKGEDALEAEGAATAESREPGQGGEERGPWAHIFRRGGAERRRGAPRGGSHPYARRQRGDGSGHVNRRRSDRDLPPWSQSRGPSGGRGRAGGSRDPREGREAPLSVKEKRWVCVRTLFVTIGDDVALIPQQIQKLARESENAIVQEREEDREREERKLKLKQQAERRDVDGDFGAIDELKNPGDAGHREELDADGAVESQGDSANRGNAAGAEEKNEQNLEDRLVELLVDCASLLPLKVGIYSCVVGLWFKKTRLRPLCLRIVERSFERFEEAVKKGNFLDAKLLLRFFVALAGSFVVSAAALPWLSSRSWETHRRAVEELLALAHQMSPASPEALLLRHATLPIRVSAGGVLGGDEADSAILASLGLDKNRVQSLLEALGSMEQVQWKSKATLRFYQSADLFPLLKPPSEAAAALAPACSLPALTLTLDDLRQIRALPVASVIRLPVSIEKVDVPLSPHDRWILEDHFLTILHNFRDNVTLCAEALLRVPVDHDQFDYVLVECLFSAMLRLPRAPLATDVEDTSFFVTRVFQRVCQMQNSLVGVVEAGLTSLLKHAAHLDFQSMRVLADFFAYWLNLWEGRMSLLEDWLSLSIPPACVKVFVRHAFEKAFRFRYRPNLLELLPDCVLPYIPPEPTPACPYTAEPPQQNLPLPGAPPPPPAAELPLTVTSYPGHLEFLEVQKLLLFSFRKREGAGPTHARALGAGGRGVRDGGAARRPARGDADEETEEDSKPDGEEGHEEGGDGAMNEAHDDEEAGQGGEGEKEREETEGGKRDWMQYGLARLLRSRLHHKTWRKRDPHAFSSSDSAEDHDAAVDASKRGTGEDQDGEEEPKASKGGEGEAFREGAFPYEDDDDGHVWSLTDLAQVLVFALLARGLKTLTHSERLVENYFPVFRFLKEGATQKALREMQPAALKARGDTREECGEESDVEMDDEEEDEDPADEEGLTKAERRAQEVEEAFLKAVFDFWKHSRQKTVLTVRHFERFGVVSKEGVIRFVFESLSPGDRDDSRVMELFDLLAQLSIQDFDVKKETALQLKDACGEDAEKIAEAAQAATAAAEALEGVHTLLHFILIGFMRELLREEQDARRLTLRARLLYLARDYGKFIDVPRLQGQIGDSMTDELNQLLTVSSQVQTQIFFLDREPGGLLGPLGDLEETREAFHAKGGENGV, encoded by the exons ATGGACTTCGCCGGAACTCCTCCggtcgacgaggaggcggacCCCACAAACTGTCTCTCCGAGgtcgcggagacagtggggCGCGGGGACCCGGCCGAGCCAAGCCACGCGGAGGAGCaaggcggcgccgcgccggaagagaagggcgaagacgccctcGAGGCTGAAGGCGCGGCGACCGCAGAAAGTCGCGAACCAGGacaaggcggcgaagagcgagggccATGGGCGCACATATTCCGGcggggaggcgccgagaggaggcgcggcgcgccgcggGGGGGTTCGCATCCCTACGCGCGTcgccagagaggagacggctcGGGGCACGTCAATCGCCGGCGGAGTGATCGCGACTTGCCTCCCTGGTCGCAAAGCCGGGGGCCGAGCGGGGGCCGTGGCCGAGCGGGAGGCAGCCGCGATCCCCGCGAGggccgagaagcgccgctCAGCGTGAAGGAGAAACGCTGGGTGTGCGTGCGGACGCTGTTTGTGACGATTGGCGACGACGTCGCCCTCATTCCGCAGCAGATCCAGAAACTCGCACGCGAGTCGGAGAACGCGATTGTTCaggagcgggaagaagaccgcgagagagaagagaggaagttGAAATTGAAGCAGCAAgcggagcggcgagacgtGGACGGGGATTTCGGTGCAATTGACGAGCTGAAGAACCCAGGCGACGCAGGTCACCGCGAAGAACTCGACGCGGATGGGGCGGTGGAGAGCCAGGGCGACTCCGCGAACCGCGGGAATGCTGCAGGcgctgaagagaagaatgaACAGAATTTGGAAGACCGCCTTGTCGAACTCCTCGTCGACTGTGCGAGCCTGCTTCCTCTCAAAGTCG GCATCTACTCGTGCGTCGTCGGGCTCTGGTTcaagaagacgcgcctgcGACCGCTGTGCCTGCGCATCGTGGAACGGAGCTTCGAGCGCTTCGAGGAAGCCGTCAAGAAAGGAAACTTCTTGGACGCGAAGCTGCTCCTGCggttcttcgtcgctctcgctggAAGCTTTGTTGTCTcggct GCTGCCTTGCCGTGGCTGAGCTCGCGTTCCTGGGAGACGCACCGCCGTGCTGTGGAAGaacttctcgctctcgctcaCCAGAtgtcgcctgcttcgccagaggcgctgcttcttcgccacgCCACGCTGCCgattcgcgtttccgccggGGGCGTCCtaggcggagacgaggccgacTCGGCGATCCTGGCCTCCCTGGGCCTTGATAAGAACAGAGTCCAGTCCCTCTTGGAGGCGCTCGGGAGCATGGAACAG gTCCAGTGGAAGTCGAAGGCTACCCTCCGCTTTTACCAGTCCGCGGATTTATTTCCTCTGCTGAAACCGCCCAGTGAAGCCGCAGCTGCACTCGCGCCCGCCTGTTCGCTTCCGGCTCTTACTCTCACGCTGGACGATTTGCGGCAGATCCGAGCGCTCCCGGTGGCGAGCGTCATTCGCCTGCCTGTTTCAATCGAAAAGGTCGacgtgcctctctcgcctcacgATCGATG gATCCTCGAGGACCACTTCCTCACGATTCTCCACAACTTTCGAGACAACGTAACCCTGTGTGCTGAAGCCCTCTTGCGAGTGCCTGTTGACCACGACCAATTCGACTACGTCCTCGTCGAG TGCCTGTTCAGCGCGAtgctgcgcctgcctcgcgcgccgctcgccaCGGACGTGGAGGACACCTCGTTCTTCGTCACGCGCGTCTTTCAGCGCGTGTGTCAAATGCAAAACTCGCTCGTGGGCGTCGTGGAAGCTGGCCTGACGTCGCTTCTGAAGCACGCAGCTCACCTTGATTTCCAGTCGATGCGT GTTTTGGCGGATTTCTTCGCGTACTGGCTGAACCTGTGGGAGGGCCGCATGAGTTTGCTGGAGGACTGGCTCAGCTTGTCGATtccgcctgcatgcgtcaAAGTCTTCGTTCGGCATGCATTCGAGAAGGCCTTCCGCTTCCGGTACCGCCCGAACCTG CTGGAGCTTCTGCCTGACTGCGTTCTTCCGTACATCCCGCCGGAGCCGACACCGGCGTGTCCGTACACTGCTGAGCCGCCGCAGCAAAATCTGCCGCTCcccggcgcgccgccgcctccgcctgcAGCTGAGCTGCCGCTGACGGTCACTTCTTATCCTGGCCACTTGGAGTTTTTGGAAGTTCAGAAGCTACTGCTGTTTAGTTTCCGGAagcgcgaaggcgctggTCCCACCCATGCCCGTGCGCTCGGTGCGGGCGGGCGGGGCGTgcgcgacggaggcgctgcgcggCGACCGgctcgaggcgacgcagacgaggaGACCGAGGAGGACAGCAAGCCGGACGGGGAGGAAGGCCatgaggaaggcggcgatgGAGCGATGAACGAGGCGcacgacgacgaggaggctgGCCAGgggggcgagggcgagaaagagagagaagagacggagggcgGCAAGCGCGACTGGATGCAGTACGGGTTGGCGCGTCTGTTGCGCAGTCGACTGCACCACAAAACGTGGCGAAAGCGAGATCCGCAtgcgttctcgtcttccgacTCGGCCGAGGACCACGACGCGGCTGTTGACGCGTCGAAGCGGGGCACTGGCGAAGAccaggacggcgaggaagagccgaaGGCGAGCAAAGGCGGTGAAGGCGAGGCCTTTCGCGAGGGTGCGTTCCCGtacgaagacgacgacgacggccACGTCTGGTCACTCACAGACCTCGCGCAGGTGCTTGTCTTTGCGCTGCTGGCTCGAGGCCTCAAGACGCTGACGCACTCCGAGCGACTGGTCGAGAACTACTTCCCCGTCTTTCGATTCCTCAAGGAGggcgcgacgcagaaggcgctgcgCGAGATGCAGCCGGCGGCGCTGAAGGCCCGAGGCGACACGCGCGAAGAatgcggcgaagagagcgatgTCGAGatggacgacgaagaggaagacgaggatcCCGCTGACGAGGAAGGCCTGACCAAGGCGGAGCGCCGCGCGCAAGAAGTCGAGGAAGCGTTCCTCAAAGCCGTGTTCGACTTCTGGAAACACTCGCGGCAAAA AACGGTTTTGACCGTCAGACACTTTGAGCGTTTTGGCGTCGTGTCGAAGGAGGGGGTGATTCGCTTCGTCTTTGAATCGCTTTCCCCCGGGGACCGAG aCGACAGCCGCGTCATGGAGCTCTTTGACCTCCTCGCACAGCTAAGCATCCAGGATTTTGATGTCAA aaaagagacggctCTTCAGTTGAAAGACGCttgcggagaagacgcggagaagatCGCTGAGGCCGCGCAGGCTGCGACCGCTGCCGCCGAGGCCCTCGAGGGCGTTCATACT CTGTTGCACTTCATTTTGATCGGCTTCATGCGCGAACTgctgagagaagaacaagatGCGCGACGTTTGACGCTTCGGGCGAGGCTGCTCTACCTCGCGCGGGACTACGGAAAATTCATCGATGTACCGCGGCTGCAGGGTCAG ATTGGCGATTCGATGACAGACGAATTGAATCAGCTTCTGACAGTGAGCAGCCAAGTCCAAACGCAGATTTTCTTCCTGGATCGCGAACCGGGAGGCCTTCTCGGACCTCTCGGAGACCTCGAAGAGACTCGCGAAGCTTTCCACGCGAAGGGCGGCGAAAACGGAGTTTAA